DNA from Nitriliruptor alkaliphilus DSM 45188:
GACGAGGCGGATCGGGCTGGGCACCTACGTCTACCTGCTCGGGATCCGGCACCCGTTCGTCGCCGCAAGGGCGTTCGCGACCCTCGACGTGCTCTCCGGGGGGCGGGCCGAGGTCGGGGTCGGAGCCGGGTGGCTGCGCACCGAGTGGGAGGCGGCCGGGATCGACCCGCGGAGGCGCGGCCGCCGCCTCGACGAGGCGATCGACGTCTGCCGCCGGCTGTGGTCCGAACGCCGCGTCGCCCACGAGGGCGAGGCGTGGCGTTTCCCATCGGTCGCGTTCGAGCCGAAGCCGGTCCAGGACCCGTTGCCGGTCCTGGTCGGCGGCGAGTCGGACGCGGCCCTCGAGCGCGCCGCCCGGCGAGGTGACGGCTGGCTCGGTATGGAGCACACCCCGTCGTCGGCGGCTGCGGTGGTCGAGCACCTGCGGGCACGCCGCGCCGAGCTCGGCACCGGGGCGTCGCCGTTCACCACCACGGTCCTCGGCGAGGTGACCTCGGACGCCGACGTCGACGCCTTCGCCGCGGCCGGCGTGGACCGGGTCATCGTGGTGCCGTGGCGCTCCTCGCGGACGGCGGTCGACGACCTCGTGGCCTTCGCGGCGCGTTTCGGGGTCGGACACGACGCGGGCACGGCCGCGGTACGCGCGTGATCGTCGACCCCGCCCTGGTGGCACCGGCGACCACGGCTGTGGTCACCAGCGAGCTGCAGCGGGGGGTCGTGGGTCCGGAGGCGGTCTTCCCCGACCTCGCCCGCGACGCCGCTGGTGCGGTCGCCGCTGCCGTCCGTGTGGTGACGGCCGCACGCGGGGTGGACGTCCCCGTGGTGCACGGGGTGGCGTGGCGCCGCGCGGACGGCCGCGGCAGCAACGACAACGCCCGCCTGTTCGCGGCGGCGGCGCGAGCTCCCGTCGTGCTCGAGCCGGGGTCGCACGCAGCGGCGTTGCTGCCCGAGGTCGCCGCACCGCAGGACCTGGTCGTCGGGCGGCTGCACGGCCTGTCACCCATGGCCGGCACCGACCTGGACCCCCTGCTGCGCAACCTCGGGGTGCGCACCATCGTGGTCGTCGGGGTCTCGGTGAACGTCGCCGTCACCAACCTGGTCATGGACGCGGTCAACGCCGGCTACCAGGTGGTGCTGCCGGTGGACGCCGTCGCGGGCACGCCGCCGGCCTACACCGACCTGGTCATCGCCAACACCTTGCGGCTGCTCGCCACGACCTGCACCACCGCCGAGCTCGTGGCTGCCTGGTCAGGGTGTGGTCGGGAACGCACCTGACGACCCGTCACCTTCGGGTACGGTCCAGCGCTATGACCACTCACGACACCTCCATGGCCTCCGACGACCTCACCGCCTCGGACGGGCGCACGCCTGGCCGCCGCGGGCGGGCGACGCGTGAGCGGTTGCTCGCCGCGACCGCGGACCTGCTCGCCACCCGGTCCTACCGCGAGGTCAAGGTCGTCGACATCGCCCGCGCTGCGGGCTCGTCACCGGCGACCTTCTACCAGTACTTCTCGGACGTCGAGGCGGCGGTCGTCGTGCTCGCACAGCGGGCGGTGGAGGACGGACGATCCCTCCTGGATGCGATCGCGGAGGCGGACTGGGCCGGGCGCTCGGCGACCGCGGCTTCCGAGGCGCTGGTGGACGCCTTCCTCGCCTTCTGGTACGACCACACCGCCGTCATGCGGGTCATCGACCTGGCCATCGTCGAGGGCGACCGCCGCTTCCGCGACCTGCGCAACGACCTGCTCGGTCCGGTCACCGAGGCGCTGGCGGCGGGGGTCGCCGCGCGGCGCGACGACGGGACCGACCCCCGGTCCGAGGCGGCCACCCTGGTCTCGATGCTGGCTCACGTGGCCGAGCACCAGGCCGGCCTGGACCAGTGGGGCGCCGACCTCGGCAACGTGCGCGCCTCGATGGCCGCGCACGTCCGATGGGGCGTGACGGGCCGCAAGGGCCGCTGACGCGACGTCTGGTCGGGACGGTGACGCGAGCGCGTGGCCGGTGCGTCAGCGTGGCCCCCCAACCACACCGCACATCGGTCGACCTGACGGTCCGTCAGGTGCTGGCGGTCCGGGTGTTGACGGGTGGTGTCCGACAGGCGTACGCTCGGTCGAGATGTCGACCTGTCGTTCGAGATAGCGAACACACCGCTACCCGAGCGACCCACCGGACCTGGGAGGGAGCTCGGATGAAGCTCGACCTGTTCTACGAGATCGATGTGCCGCGGCCGTGGCCGGGCGAGTTCCCGGGCAACCAGAAGGCCGCCGAGCAGCAGGCCTACAAGGAGGCGCTCGAGCAGATCGTCCTCGGTGACCAGCTCGGCTTCAACACCGTGTGGCTGG
Protein-coding regions in this window:
- a CDS encoding TIGR03619 family F420-dependent LLM class oxidoreductase — translated: MAPGPRFALTFGQLHHAAWRDVAVAADELGFDSLWLPEHLVLPERIDGQLRPGEEHAPIPPDLPVFDAAGYLCHIAALTRRIGLGTYVYLLGIRHPFVAARAFATLDVLSGGRAEVGVGAGWLRTEWEAAGIDPRRRGRRLDEAIDVCRRLWSERRVAHEGEAWRFPSVAFEPKPVQDPLPVLVGGESDAALERAARRGDGWLGMEHTPSSAAAVVEHLRARRAELGTGASPFTTTVLGEVTSDADVDAFAAAGVDRVIVVPWRSSRTAVDDLVAFAARFGVGHDAGTAAVRA
- a CDS encoding isochorismatase family protein — protein: MIVDPALVAPATTAVVTSELQRGVVGPEAVFPDLARDAAGAVAAAVRVVTAARGVDVPVVHGVAWRRADGRGSNDNARLFAAAARAPVVLEPGSHAAALLPEVAAPQDLVVGRLHGLSPMAGTDLDPLLRNLGVRTIVVVGVSVNVAVTNLVMDAVNAGYQVVLPVDAVAGTPPAYTDLVIANTLRLLATTCTTAELVAAWSGCGRERT
- a CDS encoding TetR family transcriptional regulator, with the protein product MTTHDTSMASDDLTASDGRTPGRRGRATRERLLAATADLLATRSYREVKVVDIARAAGSSPATFYQYFSDVEAAVVVLAQRAVEDGRSLLDAIAEADWAGRSATAASEALVDAFLAFWYDHTAVMRVIDLAIVEGDRRFRDLRNDLLGPVTEALAAGVAARRDDGTDPRSEAATLVSMLAHVAEHQAGLDQWGADLGNVRASMAAHVRWGVTGRKGR